From Miscanthus floridulus cultivar M001 chromosome 15, ASM1932011v1, whole genome shotgun sequence, the proteins below share one genomic window:
- the LOC136506929 gene encoding uncharacterized protein, translating to MPSFLQWSESAITFDQTDHPKSIPQLGRYPLVVDLIVGTKRLTKVLMDGGSGINIMYAEMLDAMGINRSHIRLTRAPFHSIVPGQEAVSLEQIDLPITFGNPTNYRIETLTFEVVGFHGTYHAILGRPCYLKFMAIPNYTYLKLKMSGPHGVITIGTSFQRAYECEVGCCEHATAIIASKELAAIREEIVEEAPNPKWSARSFKPMEGAKEVLIDPSSSEGKGVRIGTTLSSK from the coding sequence atgccttccttcctccaatggtcagagtccgccatcacctttgatcagaccgaccacccTAAAAGCATCCCGCAGCTAGGAAGatacccgctcgtggtcgaccTGATCGTTGGCACAAaacggctcaccaaggtgctgatggatggaggtagtggcatcaacatcatgtatgctgagatgctcgacgccatgggcatcaatCGATCGCACATCCGGCTGACCAGGGCGCCTTTCCATAGCATTGTGCCTGGACAGGAGGCCGTGTCGCtcgagcagatcgatctacccatcaccttcgggAATCCAACCAATTACAGGatagagacccttacctttgaggtggtcgggttccatgggacctaccacgccatcctgggacgtccatgctacttgaagttcatggccatccctaactacacctatctgaagttgaagatgtcggGTCCACACGgagtcatcaccattggcacctccttccagcgtgcctatgagtgtgaggtcgggTGCTGCGAACACGCCACGGCGAttatcgcctccaaagagctcgcaGCCATCCGGGAGGAGATCGTCGAAGAAGCGCCTAATCCCAAGTGGTCGGCCAGGTCTTTCAAGCCCATGGaaggcgccaaggaggtcctcatagaccctagcagctCTGAGGGAAAAGGTGTGCGCATcggtaccacactttcctctaaatag